One stretch of Euphorbia lathyris chromosome 7, ddEupLath1.1, whole genome shotgun sequence DNA includes these proteins:
- the LOC136234976 gene encoding protein terminal ear1, giving the protein MASSQKKLLNPNAKPYTIFPHCRITRKTIPYQVITMPFHPNWGFTYLATPLYLNNFYIQPDFVPFGKGFNEKKTERVFEEVEVDAEIVEVSPNGSRKALKKTKVKHQAPRFRCNGEKLGSWVKRGGTKLIKSEVEDNFFNGKTSLMIRNIPNQFQRQNLLQVLDRHCLEENKKEKVKSAYDFLYLPMDFRTGGNFGYAFVNFTNNVGASRFYKAFNDHQWDVPVNKKTCKICFAKLQGKAALTNHFKNSVFNCKTSEYLPVVFSPPRGSGSLSSKVIVIGRRKETTNSESTNA; this is encoded by the exons ATGGCTTCTTCTCAGAAGAAATTACTAAACCCTAATGCCAAGCCATATACCATTTTCCCCCATTGTCGTATCACTCGAAAAACAATACCTTACCAGGTTATAACCATGCCGTTTCATCCAAATTGGGGTTTTACTTATCTTGCTACACCTCTTTACCTCAATAACTTCTATATCCAGCCTGattttgtaccctttggaaAGGGGTTCAATGAGAAGAAGACAGAAAGAGTGTTTGAAGAGGTTGAGGTTGATGCTGAGATTGTTGAGGTTTCCCCAAATGGGTCTAGGAAAGCTCTGAAAAAGACTAAAGTGAAACATCAAGCTCCGAGATTTAGGTGCAATGGAGAGAAATTGGGTTCTTGGGTTAAAAGGGGTGGAACTAAATTGATTAAGAGTGAGGTTGAAGATAACTTTTTCAATGGGAAAACTAGTTTGATGATCAGAAATATCCCTAATCAGTTTCA GAGACAGAATCTGCTGCAAGTTCTGGATAGGCATTGTCTGGAGGAAAACAAGAAGGAGAAAGTGAAGTCTGCATATGATTTTCTCTATTTGCCTATGGATTTCAG GACTGGTGGAAATTTTGGGTATGCTTTTGTTAATTTCACCAATAATGTAGGAGCATCCAGGTTTTATAAAGCTTTTAATGATCATCAATGGGATGTTCCTGTCAACAAGAAAACTTGCAAAATCTGTTTTGCTAAGCTTCAG GGAAAGGCAGCATTGACGAACCATTTCAAGAACTCAGTGTTCAATTGCAAGACAAGTGAGTATTTACCAGTGGTTTTTTCACCACCCCGAGGTAGCGGTTCGCTTTCGTCTAAGGTTATTGTGATCGGAAGACGTAAGGAAACCACAAACTCAGAATCAACCAATGCTTGA
- the LOC136235915 gene encoding probable calcium-binding protein CML29 has protein sequence MAMAQAESISAEIETLSHVMSLLEAFRAFDSNYDGFITCAELGGILGSLGYRASEEDVREMMQQGDKNKDGLLSTQEFLDMNTKDMELCGLTNFLKTAFDAFNVDGAVDEAVTAEELYQVTGNGEFQLSFEDCQDILASMDGDGDGVVSFQDFKLIVNSLV, from the exons ATGGCAATGGCTCAAGCTGAATCCATCTCGGCAGAAATTGAGACATTAAGCCATGTTATGAGCCTTCTTGAAGCCTTTAGAGCCTTCGATTCCAACTATGATGGCTTCATTACCT GTGCGGAGCTGGGTGGAATTTTGGGTTCACTGGGTTACAGAGCGAGTGAAGAAGATGTGAGGGAAATGATGCAGCAAGGGGACAAGAACAAGGATGGTCTTTTAAGCACACAAGAGTTTTTGGACATGAACACTAAAGACATGGAACTTTGTGGTTTGACTAACTTTCTTAAAACTGCTTTTGATGCTTTTAATGTTGACGGCGCCGTCGATGAAGCTGTCACGGCGGAGGAGCTATATCAAGTGACAGGGAATGGTGAATTTCAGCTGTCTTTTGAAGATTGCCAAGACATTCTTGCTTCTATGGATGGAGATGGAGATGGTGTTGTTAGCTTTCAAGACTTTAAACTTATAGTTAACTCTCTTGTGTGA